A genome region from Struthio camelus isolate bStrCam1 chromosome 26, bStrCam1.hap1, whole genome shotgun sequence includes the following:
- the LOC104151011 gene encoding repulsive guidance molecule A isoform X2, whose translation MGCFLQFAGWRSRTWRTSGGIHCQQCRIQCCNADYVAATSSNALPEDALLDADYCTALRAYSVCTRKTAKSCRGDLVYHSAVFRIKELFSQYNCSSDGPTSSARAPGTPDPLVSEICDYEKSSSFRKKFAHCGLFGDPHLRTFKDEFQTCKVEGAWPLIDNQYLSVQVTNVPVVTGSSATATSKAHTRFGWHPAHQKSLPLWKPAVWSSLLPAGSHCCGQLTWAWLELLVLLQITLIFKSYQGCTEQKVYQATAEDLPLAFSDGTRNGGQQEGAGSLRILEKSDSNQVEIQAHYIGSTIIIRQVGRYLTFAIRVPEETLNLSEESPDLQLCLHGCPKNELIQEHRLQLSNSSPLWPSSQRVYTVETATEQCHRILQVEDVYFQSCVFDLLTTGDPEFSMAAHGALEDLKALYSSRLMLHASSKTISVPGGALAIWQPAVFAVWWLLAFLTLLWCS comes from the exons ATGGGTTGTTTTTTGCAGTTTGCAGGCTGGCGCTCAAGGACATGGAGGACAAGTGGTGGTA TTCACTGCCAGCAGTGCAGAATCCAGTGCTGCAACGCTGACTATGTAGCTGCCACTTCTAGCAATGCCTTGCCAGAGGATGCGCTTTTGGATGCGGATTACTGCACTGCCTTGCGAGCATACTCTGTGTGTACCAGGAAGACGGCCAAGTCCTGTCGAGGAGACCTGGTGTACCACTCTGCTGTATTCAGGATAAAGGAACTGTTTTCCCAGTACAACTGCTCCAGTGATGGGCCTACCTCTTCAGCGAGAGCCCCAGGCACTCCAGACCCTCTTGTTTCTGAGATATGTGATTATGAGAAGAGTTCCAGCTTTCGGAAGAAGTTTGCCCACTGTGGATTATTTGGGGATCCTCACTTAAGGACTTTTAAGGATGAGTTCCAGACCTGTAAAGTAGAAGGAGCGTGGCCATTGATAGACAACCAGTACTTGTCTGTTCAGGTCACTAATGTTCCTGTGGTGACTGGATCCAGCGCCACAGCCACCAGCAAG GCCCATACCAGATTTGGCTGGCATCCTGCACACCAGAAGAGTCTCCCTCTCTGGAAACCAGCTGTGTGGAGTTCCTTGCTCCCAGCTGGGAG CCACTGCTGTGGACAGCTCACCTGGGCTTGGCTGGAACTTCTGGTTCTTCTCCAG ATCACACTGATCTTTAAGAGCTACCAGGGATGTACAGAGCAGAAGGTCTACCAGGCTACCGCAGAGGACCTGCCCTTGGCATTCAGTGATGGCACACGAAATGGTGggcagcaggaaggagctggcagtCTGCGCATCCTGGAGAAGTCAGACTCCAACCAAGTGGAGATCCAGGCCCATTACATTGGCAGCACTATAATCATCCGCCAGGTGGGTCGTTACCTCACCTTTGCCATTCGTGTGCCGGAGGAGACTTTGAATCTCTCGGAGGAGAGCCCTGACCTTCAGCTCTGCCTGCATGGCTGCCCCAAGAATGAGCTGATtcaggagcacaggctgcagctgaGCAACTCCAGCCCTCTCTGGCCTAGCTCCCAGCGGGTGTACACAGTGGAAACAGCCACTGAGCAATGTCATCGCATCCTGCAGGTGGAGGATGTGTATTTCCAGTCCTGTGTCTTTGATCTGCTTACCACAGGGGATCCTGAATTTTCCATGGCTGCACATGGGGCCTTGGAAGACTTGAAGGCCTTGTATTCCAGCAGACTTATGTTACATGCCTCATCCAAGACCATCAGtgtgcctggcggagctctggcaATTTGGCAGCCTGCTGTTTTTGCAGTCTGGTGGCTTCTTGCTTTCCTAACGCTACTCTGGTGTAGTTAG
- the LOC104151011 gene encoding repulsive guidance molecule A isoform X3 codes for MILANDTHLVHCQQCRIQCCNADYVAATSSNALPEDALLDADYCTALRAYSVCTRKTAKSCRGDLVYHSAVFRIKELFSQYNCSSDGPTSSARAPGTPDPLVSEICDYEKSSSFRKKFAHCGLFGDPHLRTFKDEFQTCKVEGAWPLIDNQYLSVQVTNVPVVTGSSATATSKAHTRFGWHPAHQKSLPLWKPAVWSSLLPAGSHCCGQLTWAWLELLVLLQITLIFKSYQGCTEQKVYQATAEDLPLAFSDGTRNGGQQEGAGSLRILEKSDSNQVEIQAHYIGSTIIIRQVGRYLTFAIRVPEETLNLSEESPDLQLCLHGCPKNELIQEHRLQLSNSSPLWPSSQRVYTVETATEQCHRILQVEDVYFQSCVFDLLTTGDPEFSMAAHGALEDLKALYSSRLMLHASSKTISVPGGALAIWQPAVFAVWWLLAFLTLLWCS; via the exons TTCACTGCCAGCAGTGCAGAATCCAGTGCTGCAACGCTGACTATGTAGCTGCCACTTCTAGCAATGCCTTGCCAGAGGATGCGCTTTTGGATGCGGATTACTGCACTGCCTTGCGAGCATACTCTGTGTGTACCAGGAAGACGGCCAAGTCCTGTCGAGGAGACCTGGTGTACCACTCTGCTGTATTCAGGATAAAGGAACTGTTTTCCCAGTACAACTGCTCCAGTGATGGGCCTACCTCTTCAGCGAGAGCCCCAGGCACTCCAGACCCTCTTGTTTCTGAGATATGTGATTATGAGAAGAGTTCCAGCTTTCGGAAGAAGTTTGCCCACTGTGGATTATTTGGGGATCCTCACTTAAGGACTTTTAAGGATGAGTTCCAGACCTGTAAAGTAGAAGGAGCGTGGCCATTGATAGACAACCAGTACTTGTCTGTTCAGGTCACTAATGTTCCTGTGGTGACTGGATCCAGCGCCACAGCCACCAGCAAG GCCCATACCAGATTTGGCTGGCATCCTGCACACCAGAAGAGTCTCCCTCTCTGGAAACCAGCTGTGTGGAGTTCCTTGCTCCCAGCTGGGAG CCACTGCTGTGGACAGCTCACCTGGGCTTGGCTGGAACTTCTGGTTCTTCTCCAG ATCACACTGATCTTTAAGAGCTACCAGGGATGTACAGAGCAGAAGGTCTACCAGGCTACCGCAGAGGACCTGCCCTTGGCATTCAGTGATGGCACACGAAATGGTGggcagcaggaaggagctggcagtCTGCGCATCCTGGAGAAGTCAGACTCCAACCAAGTGGAGATCCAGGCCCATTACATTGGCAGCACTATAATCATCCGCCAGGTGGGTCGTTACCTCACCTTTGCCATTCGTGTGCCGGAGGAGACTTTGAATCTCTCGGAGGAGAGCCCTGACCTTCAGCTCTGCCTGCATGGCTGCCCCAAGAATGAGCTGATtcaggagcacaggctgcagctgaGCAACTCCAGCCCTCTCTGGCCTAGCTCCCAGCGGGTGTACACAGTGGAAACAGCCACTGAGCAATGTCATCGCATCCTGCAGGTGGAGGATGTGTATTTCCAGTCCTGTGTCTTTGATCTGCTTACCACAGGGGATCCTGAATTTTCCATGGCTGCACATGGGGCCTTGGAAGACTTGAAGGCCTTGTATTCCAGCAGACTTATGTTACATGCCTCATCCAAGACCATCAGtgtgcctggcggagctctggcaATTTGGCAGCCTGCTGTTTTTGCAGTCTGGTGGCTTCTTGCTTTCCTAACGCTACTCTGGTGTAGTTAG
- the LOC104151011 gene encoding repulsive guidance molecule A isoform X6 yields MILANDTHLVHCQQCRIQCCNADYVAATSSNALPEDALLDADYCTALRAYSVCTRKTAKSCRGDLVYHSAVFRIKELFSQYNCSSDGPTSSARAPGTPDPLVSEICDYEKSSSFRKKFAHCGLFGDPHLRTFKDEFQTCKVEGAWPLIDNQYLSVQVTNVPVVTGSSATATSKITLIFKSYQGCTEQKVYQATAEDLPLAFSDGTRNGGQQEGAGSLRILEKSDSNQVEIQAHYIGSTIIIRQVGRYLTFAIRVPEETLNLSEESPDLQLCLHGCPKNELIQEHRLQLSNSSPLWPSSQRVYTVETATEQCHRILQVEDVYFQSCVFDLLTTGDPEFSMAAHGALEDLKALYSSRLMLHASSKTISVPGGALAIWQPAVFAVWWLLAFLTLLWCS; encoded by the exons TTCACTGCCAGCAGTGCAGAATCCAGTGCTGCAACGCTGACTATGTAGCTGCCACTTCTAGCAATGCCTTGCCAGAGGATGCGCTTTTGGATGCGGATTACTGCACTGCCTTGCGAGCATACTCTGTGTGTACCAGGAAGACGGCCAAGTCCTGTCGAGGAGACCTGGTGTACCACTCTGCTGTATTCAGGATAAAGGAACTGTTTTCCCAGTACAACTGCTCCAGTGATGGGCCTACCTCTTCAGCGAGAGCCCCAGGCACTCCAGACCCTCTTGTTTCTGAGATATGTGATTATGAGAAGAGTTCCAGCTTTCGGAAGAAGTTTGCCCACTGTGGATTATTTGGGGATCCTCACTTAAGGACTTTTAAGGATGAGTTCCAGACCTGTAAAGTAGAAGGAGCGTGGCCATTGATAGACAACCAGTACTTGTCTGTTCAGGTCACTAATGTTCCTGTGGTGACTGGATCCAGCGCCACAGCCACCAGCAAG ATCACACTGATCTTTAAGAGCTACCAGGGATGTACAGAGCAGAAGGTCTACCAGGCTACCGCAGAGGACCTGCCCTTGGCATTCAGTGATGGCACACGAAATGGTGggcagcaggaaggagctggcagtCTGCGCATCCTGGAGAAGTCAGACTCCAACCAAGTGGAGATCCAGGCCCATTACATTGGCAGCACTATAATCATCCGCCAGGTGGGTCGTTACCTCACCTTTGCCATTCGTGTGCCGGAGGAGACTTTGAATCTCTCGGAGGAGAGCCCTGACCTTCAGCTCTGCCTGCATGGCTGCCCCAAGAATGAGCTGATtcaggagcacaggctgcagctgaGCAACTCCAGCCCTCTCTGGCCTAGCTCCCAGCGGGTGTACACAGTGGAAACAGCCACTGAGCAATGTCATCGCATCCTGCAGGTGGAGGATGTGTATTTCCAGTCCTGTGTCTTTGATCTGCTTACCACAGGGGATCCTGAATTTTCCATGGCTGCACATGGGGCCTTGGAAGACTTGAAGGCCTTGTATTCCAGCAGACTTATGTTACATGCCTCATCCAAGACCATCAGtgtgcctggcggagctctggcaATTTGGCAGCCTGCTGTTTTTGCAGTCTGGTGGCTTCTTGCTTTCCTAACGCTACTCTGGTGTAGTTAG
- the LOC104151011 gene encoding repulsive guidance molecule A isoform X4, with amino-acid sequence MGVRPPSLAPAPVAPPRGRRRLLGMVLLVSLCCCVPAPAVHCQQCRIQCCNADYVAATSSNALPEDALLDADYCTALRAYSVCTRKTAKSCRGDLVYHSAVFRIKELFSQYNCSSDGPTSSARAPGTPDPLVSEICDYEKSSSFRKKFAHCGLFGDPHLRTFKDEFQTCKVEGAWPLIDNQYLSVQVTNVPVVTGSSATATSKITLIFKSYQGCTEQKVYQATAEDLPLAFSDGTRNGGQQEGAGSLRILEKSDSNQVEIQAHYIGSTIIIRQVGRYLTFAIRVPEETLNLSEESPDLQLCLHGCPKNELIQEHRLQLSNSSPLWPSSQRVYTVETATEQCHRILQVEDVYFQSCVFDLLTTGDPEFSMAAHGALEDLKALYSSRLMLHASSKTISVPGGALAIWQPAVFAVWWLLAFLTLLWCS; translated from the exons ATGGGCGTGCGGCCCCcgagcctcgccccggcgccggTAGCGCCGcctcgggggcggcggcggctgctcggCATGGTGCTGCTGGTGTCGCTGTGTTGCTGCGTGCCCGCGCCCGCAG TTCACTGCCAGCAGTGCAGAATCCAGTGCTGCAACGCTGACTATGTAGCTGCCACTTCTAGCAATGCCTTGCCAGAGGATGCGCTTTTGGATGCGGATTACTGCACTGCCTTGCGAGCATACTCTGTGTGTACCAGGAAGACGGCCAAGTCCTGTCGAGGAGACCTGGTGTACCACTCTGCTGTATTCAGGATAAAGGAACTGTTTTCCCAGTACAACTGCTCCAGTGATGGGCCTACCTCTTCAGCGAGAGCCCCAGGCACTCCAGACCCTCTTGTTTCTGAGATATGTGATTATGAGAAGAGTTCCAGCTTTCGGAAGAAGTTTGCCCACTGTGGATTATTTGGGGATCCTCACTTAAGGACTTTTAAGGATGAGTTCCAGACCTGTAAAGTAGAAGGAGCGTGGCCATTGATAGACAACCAGTACTTGTCTGTTCAGGTCACTAATGTTCCTGTGGTGACTGGATCCAGCGCCACAGCCACCAGCAAG ATCACACTGATCTTTAAGAGCTACCAGGGATGTACAGAGCAGAAGGTCTACCAGGCTACCGCAGAGGACCTGCCCTTGGCATTCAGTGATGGCACACGAAATGGTGggcagcaggaaggagctggcagtCTGCGCATCCTGGAGAAGTCAGACTCCAACCAAGTGGAGATCCAGGCCCATTACATTGGCAGCACTATAATCATCCGCCAGGTGGGTCGTTACCTCACCTTTGCCATTCGTGTGCCGGAGGAGACTTTGAATCTCTCGGAGGAGAGCCCTGACCTTCAGCTCTGCCTGCATGGCTGCCCCAAGAATGAGCTGATtcaggagcacaggctgcagctgaGCAACTCCAGCCCTCTCTGGCCTAGCTCCCAGCGGGTGTACACAGTGGAAACAGCCACTGAGCAATGTCATCGCATCCTGCAGGTGGAGGATGTGTATTTCCAGTCCTGTGTCTTTGATCTGCTTACCACAGGGGATCCTGAATTTTCCATGGCTGCACATGGGGCCTTGGAAGACTTGAAGGCCTTGTATTCCAGCAGACTTATGTTACATGCCTCATCCAAGACCATCAGtgtgcctggcggagctctggcaATTTGGCAGCCTGCTGTTTTTGCAGTCTGGTGGCTTCTTGCTTTCCTAACGCTACTCTGGTGTAGTTAG
- the LOC104151011 gene encoding repulsive guidance molecule A isoform X5, giving the protein MGCFLQFAGWRSRTWRTSGGIHCQQCRIQCCNADYVAATSSNALPEDALLDADYCTALRAYSVCTRKTAKSCRGDLVYHSAVFRIKELFSQYNCSSDGPTSSARAPGTPDPLVSEICDYEKSSSFRKKFAHCGLFGDPHLRTFKDEFQTCKVEGAWPLIDNQYLSVQVTNVPVVTGSSATATSKITLIFKSYQGCTEQKVYQATAEDLPLAFSDGTRNGGQQEGAGSLRILEKSDSNQVEIQAHYIGSTIIIRQVGRYLTFAIRVPEETLNLSEESPDLQLCLHGCPKNELIQEHRLQLSNSSPLWPSSQRVYTVETATEQCHRILQVEDVYFQSCVFDLLTTGDPEFSMAAHGALEDLKALYSSRLMLHASSKTISVPGGALAIWQPAVFAVWWLLAFLTLLWCS; this is encoded by the exons ATGGGTTGTTTTTTGCAGTTTGCAGGCTGGCGCTCAAGGACATGGAGGACAAGTGGTGGTA TTCACTGCCAGCAGTGCAGAATCCAGTGCTGCAACGCTGACTATGTAGCTGCCACTTCTAGCAATGCCTTGCCAGAGGATGCGCTTTTGGATGCGGATTACTGCACTGCCTTGCGAGCATACTCTGTGTGTACCAGGAAGACGGCCAAGTCCTGTCGAGGAGACCTGGTGTACCACTCTGCTGTATTCAGGATAAAGGAACTGTTTTCCCAGTACAACTGCTCCAGTGATGGGCCTACCTCTTCAGCGAGAGCCCCAGGCACTCCAGACCCTCTTGTTTCTGAGATATGTGATTATGAGAAGAGTTCCAGCTTTCGGAAGAAGTTTGCCCACTGTGGATTATTTGGGGATCCTCACTTAAGGACTTTTAAGGATGAGTTCCAGACCTGTAAAGTAGAAGGAGCGTGGCCATTGATAGACAACCAGTACTTGTCTGTTCAGGTCACTAATGTTCCTGTGGTGACTGGATCCAGCGCCACAGCCACCAGCAAG ATCACACTGATCTTTAAGAGCTACCAGGGATGTACAGAGCAGAAGGTCTACCAGGCTACCGCAGAGGACCTGCCCTTGGCATTCAGTGATGGCACACGAAATGGTGggcagcaggaaggagctggcagtCTGCGCATCCTGGAGAAGTCAGACTCCAACCAAGTGGAGATCCAGGCCCATTACATTGGCAGCACTATAATCATCCGCCAGGTGGGTCGTTACCTCACCTTTGCCATTCGTGTGCCGGAGGAGACTTTGAATCTCTCGGAGGAGAGCCCTGACCTTCAGCTCTGCCTGCATGGCTGCCCCAAGAATGAGCTGATtcaggagcacaggctgcagctgaGCAACTCCAGCCCTCTCTGGCCTAGCTCCCAGCGGGTGTACACAGTGGAAACAGCCACTGAGCAATGTCATCGCATCCTGCAGGTGGAGGATGTGTATTTCCAGTCCTGTGTCTTTGATCTGCTTACCACAGGGGATCCTGAATTTTCCATGGCTGCACATGGGGCCTTGGAAGACTTGAAGGCCTTGTATTCCAGCAGACTTATGTTACATGCCTCATCCAAGACCATCAGtgtgcctggcggagctctggcaATTTGGCAGCCTGCTGTTTTTGCAGTCTGGTGGCTTCTTGCTTTCCTAACGCTACTCTGGTGTAGTTAG
- the LOC104151011 gene encoding repulsive guidance molecule A isoform X1 has translation MGVRPPSLAPAPVAPPRGRRRLLGMVLLVSLCCCVPAPAGPESCSSVPTASGAWARACGGARRRGVEGQRRQMRLGRWRAAPFAADFSGSFGSFHCQQCRIQCCNADYVAATSSNALPEDALLDADYCTALRAYSVCTRKTAKSCRGDLVYHSAVFRIKELFSQYNCSSDGPTSSARAPGTPDPLVSEICDYEKSSSFRKKFAHCGLFGDPHLRTFKDEFQTCKVEGAWPLIDNQYLSVQVTNVPVVTGSSATATSKITLIFKSYQGCTEQKVYQATAEDLPLAFSDGTRNGGQQEGAGSLRILEKSDSNQVEIQAHYIGSTIIIRQVGRYLTFAIRVPEETLNLSEESPDLQLCLHGCPKNELIQEHRLQLSNSSPLWPSSQRVYTVETATEQCHRILQVEDVYFQSCVFDLLTTGDPEFSMAAHGALEDLKALYSSRLMLHASSKTISVPGGALAIWQPAVFAVWWLLAFLTLLWCS, from the exons ATGGGCGTGCGGCCCCcgagcctcgccccggcgccggTAGCGCCGcctcgggggcggcggcggctgctcggCATGGTGCTGCTGGTGTCGCTGTGTTGCTGCGTGCCCGCGCCCGCAG GTCCCGAATCCTGCTCCTCTGTCCCGACCGCCTCAGGAGCATGGGCGAGGGCCTGCGGGGGAGCGCGCCGACGGGGAGTCGAAGGCCAGAGGAGGCAGATGAGGCTGGGAAGGTGGCGAGCAGCTCCCTTTGCTGCTGATTTCTCAGGCAGCTTTGGAAGTT TTCACTGCCAGCAGTGCAGAATCCAGTGCTGCAACGCTGACTATGTAGCTGCCACTTCTAGCAATGCCTTGCCAGAGGATGCGCTTTTGGATGCGGATTACTGCACTGCCTTGCGAGCATACTCTGTGTGTACCAGGAAGACGGCCAAGTCCTGTCGAGGAGACCTGGTGTACCACTCTGCTGTATTCAGGATAAAGGAACTGTTTTCCCAGTACAACTGCTCCAGTGATGGGCCTACCTCTTCAGCGAGAGCCCCAGGCACTCCAGACCCTCTTGTTTCTGAGATATGTGATTATGAGAAGAGTTCCAGCTTTCGGAAGAAGTTTGCCCACTGTGGATTATTTGGGGATCCTCACTTAAGGACTTTTAAGGATGAGTTCCAGACCTGTAAAGTAGAAGGAGCGTGGCCATTGATAGACAACCAGTACTTGTCTGTTCAGGTCACTAATGTTCCTGTGGTGACTGGATCCAGCGCCACAGCCACCAGCAAG ATCACACTGATCTTTAAGAGCTACCAGGGATGTACAGAGCAGAAGGTCTACCAGGCTACCGCAGAGGACCTGCCCTTGGCATTCAGTGATGGCACACGAAATGGTGggcagcaggaaggagctggcagtCTGCGCATCCTGGAGAAGTCAGACTCCAACCAAGTGGAGATCCAGGCCCATTACATTGGCAGCACTATAATCATCCGCCAGGTGGGTCGTTACCTCACCTTTGCCATTCGTGTGCCGGAGGAGACTTTGAATCTCTCGGAGGAGAGCCCTGACCTTCAGCTCTGCCTGCATGGCTGCCCCAAGAATGAGCTGATtcaggagcacaggctgcagctgaGCAACTCCAGCCCTCTCTGGCCTAGCTCCCAGCGGGTGTACACAGTGGAAACAGCCACTGAGCAATGTCATCGCATCCTGCAGGTGGAGGATGTGTATTTCCAGTCCTGTGTCTTTGATCTGCTTACCACAGGGGATCCTGAATTTTCCATGGCTGCACATGGGGCCTTGGAAGACTTGAAGGCCTTGTATTCCAGCAGACTTATGTTACATGCCTCATCCAAGACCATCAGtgtgcctggcggagctctggcaATTTGGCAGCCTGCTGTTTTTGCAGTCTGGTGGCTTCTTGCTTTCCTAACGCTACTCTGGTGTAGTTAG